In Deltaproteobacteria bacterium, one DNA window encodes the following:
- a CDS encoding NADH-quinone oxidoreductase subunit D (Catalyzes the transfer of electrons from NADH to quinone) encodes RQTNDIRRQVLDRKPAGEVQVADPKVVYPAKAKVLESIEALIHHFHIASEGFPVPKGEVYASIESPKGELGFYLVSDGSNKPWRFRVRPPSFINLSALSTMVEGRLIADVVAIIGSIDVVLGEIDR; translated from the coding sequence GCGTCAGACCAATGACATCCGTCGCCAGGTTCTGGACCGAAAGCCGGCCGGGGAAGTGCAGGTAGCCGATCCTAAGGTGGTTTATCCGGCCAAGGCGAAAGTCCTGGAAAGCATCGAGGCTTTGATCCACCATTTTCACATTGCCAGTGAAGGGTTTCCTGTGCCCAAAGGAGAGGTTTACGCCAGCATTGAGTCCCCTAAAGGGGAGCTGGGATTTTATTTGGTAAGCGACGGCAGCAACAAACCGTGGCGGTTCCGGGTGCGGCCGCCGTCTTTTATCAACTTGAGCGCTCTGTCCACAATGGTTGAAGGGCGGTTGATAGCCGATGTGGTGGCCATCATCGGTTCCATCGATGTTGTCTTGGGAGAAATTGACCGGTGA
- a CDS encoding (2Fe-2S) ferredoxin domain-containing protein, with the protein MAKLSIEDLKKIKESVQASVNLREGGYRAKVNIHMGTCGIASGARGLMTAVMNEIEKGDIKDVIVTTSGCAGLCSREPMITVELLGGAPVKYIDLTPEKMREIFSEHVLGGNVVEKYALAVGSETTF; encoded by the coding sequence ATGGCCAAATTATCCATCGAAGACCTGAAAAAAATCAAAGAATCCGTCCAGGCGAGTGTCAACCTCCGTGAAGGAGGGTACCGGGCCAAAGTCAATATCCACATGGGCACCTGTGGCATCGCTTCCGGAGCCCGGGGGCTCATGACCGCCGTCATGAATGAGATCGAAAAGGGGGACATCAAAGACGTCATCGTGACCACCTCTGGGTGCGCGGGGCTCTGCAGCCGCGAACCCATGATTACGGTAGAACTCCTGGGAGGCGCCCCCGTAAAATATATTGATCTCACCCCGGAAAAAATGCGGGAGATCTTCTCCGAGCATGTCCTTGGCGGCAATGTCGTGGAAAAATACGCCCTGGCTGTGGGGAGTGAGACGACGTTTTAG
- a CDS encoding serine kinase, translating to MTLQQIVDKLGLKPLSAISKLSEEITGGYVSDLLSDVMANAKAGDLWVTLQTHQNIVAVASLKEIAGIILIGGREPEKLTLTKAEAENIPILLSDLPAFEVVGQLYQMGISGRR from the coding sequence ATGACGTTGCAGCAGATCGTGGATAAATTGGGGCTGAAACCCCTTTCGGCCATATCTAAGCTCTCGGAAGAAATTACGGGGGGTTATGTGAGCGACCTTTTAAGCGACGTAATGGCCAACGCCAAAGCCGGCGACCTGTGGGTTACGCTGCAAACCCACCAAAACATTGTGGCCGTGGCCAGCCTGAAAGAAATCGCCGGCATTATCCTCATCGGGGGGAGAGAACCGGAAAAATTAACCCTAACCAAGGCGGAAGCAGAAAATATTCCCATTCTTCTCTCTGACCTTCCGGCCTTTGAAGTGGTCGGGCAACTTTACCAGATGGGGATTTCCGGACGAAGATGA
- a CDS encoding NAD(P)H-dependent oxidoreductase subunit E, with protein MNEEKGRAGTPTSEILPEQWQKIDAIIERYKYKEGTLIPVLKETQEVVGFLPLEVQHYIAAGMKLHPSQVYGVVTFYSLFTMTPRGRHIVRVCLGTACYVRGGQAILDLLRQEFNVDVNQTTPDLLYTLEVINCPGTCGLAPVLCVNEDVHGIPEPAKALEILKNYT; from the coding sequence ATGAATGAGGAAAAAGGCCGGGCCGGAACCCCCACCAGCGAGATCCTCCCGGAGCAATGGCAAAAGATCGACGCAATCATTGAAAGGTACAAATATAAAGAAGGAACTCTGATCCCCGTTCTCAAGGAAACCCAGGAAGTTGTGGGTTTTCTTCCGCTGGAAGTTCAACACTACATCGCCGCGGGCATGAAGCTGCACCCCAGCCAAGTCTACGGAGTGGTTACCTTTTACTCCCTTTTCACCATGACCCCCCGCGGAAGGCATATCGTCAGGGTCTGCCTGGGCACAGCCTGCTATGTGCGCGGCGGGCAAGCGATTCTGGATTTGTTACGCCAAGAATTTAACGTGGATGTGAACCAGACCACGCCGGATCTTCTCTACACTCTGGAAGTGATCAACTGCCCGGGAACATGTGGCCTGGCGCCGGTGCTGTGCGTGAATGAAGACGTCCACGGAATCCCCGAGCCAGCCAAAGCCCTGGAGATTTTAAAGAACTATACCTAA
- a CDS encoding ATP-binding protein, with protein sequence MQDLSLHILDIVENSLAAGARRVEIRIDENLKEDRMTIEIVDDGCGMDEEMMQRALDPFFTTKIVRRVGLGLPLLSESCRMSNGELCLQSSPGQGTKVRATFQHSHIDRKPLGNMGDTLITLIAGHPEVDLFYEHRKDGAFFSLDTPEIKAALGDIPLNEPRVISALRSHILEGLEELGS encoded by the coding sequence GTGCAGGATCTTTCGCTACACATTCTGGATATCGTGGAAAACTCCCTCGCCGCAGGAGCCCGGCGGGTGGAAATTCGCATTGATGAGAATTTAAAAGAAGACCGGATGACCATAGAGATCGTGGATGATGGCTGTGGGATGGATGAAGAAATGATGCAGCGGGCCCTTGACCCCTTTTTTACCACCAAGATTGTCAGGCGCGTGGGCCTCGGGCTCCCGTTGCTTAGCGAATCGTGCCGGATGAGTAACGGAGAACTGTGTCTGCAGTCCAGTCCAGGGCAGGGCACCAAAGTGCGGGCCACGTTTCAACATAGCCACATCGACCGCAAGCCGCTGGGCAATATGGGCGATACCTTAATCACGTTGATCGCGGGGCACCCTGAAGTTGACCTCTTTTACGAGCATCGCAAGGATGGGGCCTTTTTTTCCTTGGATACCCCGGAGATCAAGGCCGCCTTGGGCGATATACCCCTGAATGAACCTCGGGTCATTTCCGCCTTGCGCAGCCATATCCTGGAGGGCCTGGAAGAGTTAGGCAGCTGA